One window of the Methanobacteriaceae archaeon genome contains the following:
- a CDS encoding 30S ribosomal protein S8, translated as MTLMDPLANALTNMRNNEMQGNNKCTITPASKMIGQVLRTMQKEGYIGEFEYVDDEKAGQFTVELEGNINKCGVIKPRHAVKKDEFEKFEKRYLPSKNFGIMIMTTSEGIMTHNEAKERGIGGRLLVYVY; from the coding sequence ATGACACTTATGGATCCTCTGGCCAACGCCCTCACTAACATGCGGAATAACGAAATGCAGGGAAACAACAAATGCACTATAACCCCTGCGTCTAAAATGATTGGGCAGGTCCTGAGGACAATGCAAAAAGAAGGTTACATTGGTGAATTCGAATATGTTGATGATGAAAAAGCTGGACAGTTCACCGTGGAACTTGAGGGAAACATAAACAAGTGCGGTGTGATAAAGCCCAGGCACGCCGTGAAGAAAGATGAATTCGAAAAATTTGAAAAACGATACCTACCATCAAAAAACTTCGGAATCATGATCATGACCACATCCGAAGGTATAATGACCCACAATGAGGCAAAAGAGCGTGGGATTGGTGGTAGACTACTGGTATACGTTTACTAA
- the secY gene encoding preprotein translocase subunit SecY: protein MLKEALLPIFSFLPQVRSPTYRVPFKEKLKWTGVILILYFILCQIPLFGLSANSVDQFAQLRAVMAGSFGSIITLGIGPIVSASIILQLLVGGKILNLDLSQHEDKAFFQGTQKFLAIIFTLFEGAVLVLTGALTPSSSEFVWIMILQITIGGILIIFLDEVVSKWGFGSGVGLFIAAGVSSQIITGSLNPLSSPASPGVPSGAIPQFLYLLTTSQPDFSILIPIIAVIVVFFVTVYAQSMRVEIPLSFGGVKGARGKYPLKFIYASNMPVILTSALLLNVQLFAAMFQKLGFPILGTVQNGKAINGLAYYLTMPTGLSSLLTNPLQVLFYGVVFTASCILFAWLWVELSNIGPKAVAKQLHGMGMQIPGFRSSRTQFERILKKYIPAITVLGGAFVGLLAFGADLTGALGGGTGVLLTVGIVYQLYEEIAQEQLMDMHPMLRNFLGDSK, encoded by the coding sequence TTGTTGAAGGAAGCTCTTCTGCCAATTTTCTCATTTTTACCACAGGTAAGATCACCAACCTACCGGGTTCCATTTAAAGAAAAACTAAAATGGACTGGGGTAATTCTGATACTGTATTTCATACTGTGCCAGATCCCACTATTCGGTTTAAGTGCAAATTCGGTGGATCAGTTCGCCCAGCTCAGGGCAGTAATGGCGGGTAGTTTTGGTTCAATCATAACCCTGGGTATCGGACCCATTGTATCCGCATCAATCATACTCCAACTCTTAGTAGGAGGTAAGATACTCAACCTCGATCTTTCCCAGCATGAAGATAAGGCTTTCTTTCAGGGAACACAGAAATTCCTGGCTATAATCTTCACTCTATTTGAAGGAGCAGTTCTGGTATTAACCGGTGCATTAACTCCATCCTCATCCGAATTTGTCTGGATCATGATTTTACAGATCACCATTGGAGGAATACTAATTATCTTCCTGGATGAAGTGGTCTCTAAATGGGGATTTGGAAGTGGAGTGGGATTATTCATTGCTGCAGGAGTATCTTCACAAATCATAACCGGATCTTTAAACCCCTTATCCTCACCAGCATCACCAGGCGTACCATCCGGAGCCATACCCCAATTCCTGTACTTACTAACCACCAGCCAACCAGACTTCAGCATACTCATACCCATAATTGCAGTTATTGTGGTTTTCTTTGTAACTGTATATGCGCAGAGTATGAGAGTGGAAATACCACTATCATTTGGTGGGGTAAAGGGAGCCCGGGGTAAATATCCTCTGAAATTCATTTACGCCAGTAACATGCCTGTAATCCTGACCAGTGCCTTACTCTTAAATGTGCAGCTATTCGCTGCCATGTTCCAGAAATTAGGATTTCCCATACTTGGAACTGTGCAAAATGGAAAAGCCATCAACGGCCTGGCATATTATCTAACCATGCCCACCGGACTTTCCAGTCTGCTAACCAACCCCCTACAAGTGCTGTTTTATGGGGTGGTATTCACAGCCTCATGCATCCTATTTGCCTGGTTATGGGTGGAACTCAGCAACATCGGCCCTAAAGCAGTGGCCAAACAATTACATGGAATGGGAATGCAGATACCAGGATTTAGAAGCAGCAGAACACAGTTTGAAAGAATACTTAAAAAATACATACCTGCCATCACTGTACTTGGTGGTGCTTTTGTAGGTTTACTAGCATTTGGAGCAGACCTCACCGGTGCCCTGGGAGGTGGAACTGGTGTTCTATTGACAGTTGGTATTGTTTACCAGCTTTACGAAGAAATAGCTCAGGAACAATTAATGGACATGCACCCCATGCTCAGAAATTTCTTAGGTGATTCAAAATGA
- a CDS encoding 50S ribosomal protein L18 gives MAHGSRYKVAFKRRREGKTDYGARLKLIGLDKHRLVVRITGNHTIAQIVDVELAGDNTLVSAHSQELKNMGWLGSGKNTSAAYLTGYLCGKKSIKEGIQGAVLDMGLQSSTKGSRVYAVLKGAIDAGLEVPHKDVILPDEDRITGEHIAQYAQTLEKAELEKKFSQYLKKGLSPQNLPDHFQSIKEKIEKEVS, from the coding sequence ATGGCACACGGATCAAGATACAAAGTAGCATTCAAGCGTAGAAGAGAAGGAAAAACCGACTACGGTGCAAGATTAAAACTTATAGGATTGGACAAACATCGACTGGTTGTCCGCATAACTGGTAATCACACCATAGCTCAAATTGTTGATGTTGAACTTGCAGGAGATAATACCTTGGTATCAGCACACTCCCAGGAACTAAAGAACATGGGATGGTTGGGCAGTGGTAAAAACACCTCAGCCGCCTACCTCACCGGATATCTTTGCGGTAAAAAATCAATAAAAGAAGGTATCCAGGGAGCAGTTCTGGATATGGGACTGCAAAGTTCAACCAAAGGATCAAGAGTCTATGCTGTACTGAAAGGAGCAATAGATGCCGGTCTGGAGGTACCTCACAAAGATGTTATCCTTCCTGATGAAGACCGAATCACTGGAGAACACATAGCCCAGTACGCTCAGACACTCGAAAAGGCAGAACTGGAGAAAAAGTTCTCACAATACTTGAAGAAGGGATTATCCCCACAGAATTTACCTGATCACTTTCAGAGTATCAAGGAAAAGATCGAAAAAGAGGTATCATAA
- a CDS encoding 50S ribosomal protein L15 yields MIRKTRKINKMRGSRTIGGGCSKKRRGAGHRGGRGKAGGHKHMWTWVVKYDPNRFGKSGFKRPQKTIKKYKTVNLDYLDDNAEKLIQQDLAQKEGDKIIIDVTQLGYDKVLGKGKIKRALTIKAPLFSASAISKIEENGGEAITL; encoded by the coding sequence ATGATAAGGAAAACCCGTAAAATAAACAAAATGCGTGGCTCCAGAACCATAGGAGGCGGTTGCTCTAAGAAAAGAAGAGGAGCCGGCCACCGTGGTGGAAGAGGAAAAGCCGGAGGCCATAAGCATATGTGGACTTGGGTAGTTAAGTATGACCCCAACCGCTTTGGTAAAAGCGGATTCAAACGACCTCAAAAAACCATAAAAAAGTACAAAACAGTAAACCTGGATTACCTGGATGATAACGCAGAAAAACTCATTCAGCAAGACTTAGCCCAGAAAGAAGGTGATAAAATAATAATAGACGTCACCCAACTGGGTTATGATAAAGTGCTAGGTAAAGGAAAAATTAAAAGAGCCCTAACCATAAAAGCACCTCTCTTCTCAGCAAGTGCCATTTCCAAAATCGAGGAAAATGGGGGAGAAGCAATAACCCTCTAA
- a CDS encoding 50S ribosomal protein L6 → MALAVVLTEEIPVPEGVEVTINKEVTVKGPKGELSRKFKQGNITIKQEDGLVVLETRFPKKKDKAMLGTIKSHISNMIHGLTEGFTYRMKIVYAHFPMTVKATKDKVTIENFLGERYPRTAKIVGTAQVKIQGDEVIITGVNKEDVGQTMANLEQATKIKGRDPRVFQDGIYLVAKE, encoded by the coding sequence ATGGCATTAGCAGTGGTTCTTACCGAAGAAATTCCCGTCCCAGAAGGCGTGGAAGTCACCATCAACAAAGAAGTGACAGTTAAAGGACCAAAAGGAGAACTTTCACGTAAGTTCAAACAGGGCAACATCACCATCAAACAGGAAGATGGCTTAGTGGTCCTGGAAACTCGCTTCCCCAAAAAGAAGGATAAAGCAATGCTGGGAACCATAAAATCCCATATCAGCAACATGATCCACGGATTAACCGAGGGATTCACCTACCGAATGAAAATTGTTTACGCTCACTTTCCCATGACTGTCAAGGCAACCAAGGACAAAGTAACCATTGAAAACTTCCTAGGAGAACGCTACCCCCGAACAGCTAAGATCGTGGGCACAGCACAGGTAAAAATACAGGGTGACGAGGTAATTATCACCGGTGTAAACAAGGAAGATGTGGGCCAGACCATGGCCAACCTAGAACAGGCCACAAAAATCAAGGGAAGAGACCCCAGGGTATTCCAGGATGGAATATACTTAGTGGCTAAGGAGTGA
- a CDS encoding 50S ribosomal protein L30 → MIIALRVRGRTGIKKQIADTLDMLRLTRINHAVLLPDTPSYQGMLQKAKDYITWGEIDQETLTQLIEKRGRLPGRERFTPEALALNSDYKSAEELSEALIKEETTLEDAGLKPVFRLHPPRKGYNHIRKSYKEGGTLGYRGEEISQLVKKMI, encoded by the coding sequence ATGATTATAGCATTAAGAGTCAGAGGACGCACTGGAATAAAGAAACAGATAGCAGACACCCTGGACATGCTCCGATTAACCCGAATCAATCACGCCGTCCTCCTGCCTGACACTCCCAGTTACCAGGGAATGCTCCAGAAAGCTAAGGATTACATAACCTGGGGAGAAATCGACCAGGAGACCTTAACCCAACTAATTGAAAAAAGGGGAAGACTTCCTGGAAGAGAAAGGTTCACACCAGAAGCTCTAGCTTTAAACAGTGACTACAAATCAGCTGAAGAACTTTCTGAAGCCCTCATTAAAGAGGAAACCACCCTGGAAGATGCTGGTTTAAAACCTGTATTCCGATTACACCCCCCAAGAAAGGGTTACAACCATATAAGAAAAAGTTACAAAGAAGGTGGAACACTGGGTTACCGGGGAGAGGAAATCTCCCAACTCGTGAAAAAAATGATCTAA
- a CDS encoding 30S ribosomal protein S14: MPRKYGKASRKCRRCGDHSALVRRYGLMLCRQCFRELAPKIGFKKFN, encoded by the coding sequence TTGCCCAGAAAATACGGAAAGGCATCCCGAAAATGCAGAAGGTGCGGAGACCACTCGGCTTTAGTGCGAAGATACGGGCTCATGCTCTGCAGACAATGTTTCAGGGAACTCGCCCCTAAAATAGGATTTAAGAAGTTTAACTAG
- a CDS encoding 50S ribosomal protein L19e, with protein sequence MNLTTQKRLAADLLKVGVNRVWIDPNNLEEVSRAITREGVNQLIQQGYIKARPKKGISSYRSKKIAEQKKKGRRKGRGSIKGAKGARNPKKQAWMTTIRALRKDLKDMRDEREINRTTYRKLYRMAKGGAFRSKSYMKTYARDHDLLR encoded by the coding sequence ATGAATCTTACTACTCAGAAGAGACTAGCTGCAGACCTGCTGAAAGTGGGTGTAAACAGGGTTTGGATAGACCCAAACAACCTGGAAGAGGTTTCCAGGGCAATAACCAGGGAAGGAGTTAATCAACTCATCCAGCAAGGATACATTAAAGCACGACCCAAAAAAGGAATCAGCAGTTACCGATCAAAAAAGATAGCTGAACAGAAAAAGAAAGGAAGAAGGAAAGGCAGAGGAAGTATTAAAGGAGCAAAAGGGGCCCGAAACCCTAAAAAGCAAGCCTGGATGACCACCATCAGGGCACTCCGAAAAGACCTCAAGGACATGAGGGATGAGCGAGAAATAAACCGCACCACCTACCGTAAGCTATACAGAATGGCTAAAGGTGGAGCATTCCGTAGTAAATCCTACATGAAAACCTATGCCAGAGACCATGACCTATTAAGATAA
- the rpsE gene encoding 30S ribosomal protein S5, giving the protein MNDYSNEEWEPKTNLGRMVKEGQITSIDEIFERGLPIMELEIVDFLLPDLEEEVMDVNLVQRMHKSGRKVNFRVIVAVGNKKGYVGLGQGKAKEVGPAIRKAVDDAKYNVIKVRRGCGDWGCVCGREHTVPFKVEGKSGSVRVTLIPAPGGVGLAIGNVGKTILGLAGIDDVWSQTRGQTQTTINFAGAVFDALKKLSMVKAPNKDLKKLGVCVE; this is encoded by the coding sequence ATGAATGATTACAGCAATGAAGAATGGGAGCCCAAAACCAACCTGGGGCGCATGGTAAAGGAGGGTCAGATCACATCCATTGATGAGATCTTCGAGCGTGGACTGCCCATTATGGAACTGGAGATCGTGGATTTCCTACTCCCAGATCTCGAAGAAGAGGTCATGGACGTAAACCTGGTGCAGAGAATGCACAAATCCGGGAGGAAAGTCAACTTCCGGGTGATAGTAGCCGTGGGAAACAAAAAAGGATACGTTGGACTGGGACAGGGAAAAGCTAAAGAAGTAGGCCCTGCCATTAGAAAAGCAGTAGATGATGCTAAATACAACGTAATCAAAGTTCGAAGAGGCTGCGGAGACTGGGGATGTGTCTGCGGACGAGAACACACCGTACCTTTCAAAGTGGAAGGAAAAAGCGGCAGTGTACGGGTAACCCTAATACCTGCTCCGGGAGGAGTGGGGCTGGCCATTGGAAACGTGGGTAAAACCATACTGGGACTGGCAGGAATAGATGATGTATGGTCCCAGACCCGAGGACAAACCCAGACCACCATCAACTTTGCAGGTGCAGTATTCGACGCCCTTAAAAAGTTAAGTATGGTAAAAGCCCCAAATAAAGACCTTAAAAAACTGGGCGTCTGTGTGGAATAA
- a CDS encoding 50S ribosomal protein L32e → MKKPKFRRQEWHRYKKLGTKWRKARGKLSKARRYQARKPALPTIGYCSPHATKGLHPSGYRDVRVCNVKDLEKLDPEVHAARISSTVGLRKREVIIDKAKELKIKILNE, encoded by the coding sequence ATGAAGAAACCTAAATTCAGAAGACAGGAATGGCACAGGTACAAAAAACTGGGCACCAAGTGGAGGAAAGCCAGGGGTAAACTCAGTAAAGCCAGACGTTATCAGGCTCGTAAACCTGCCCTACCCACTATTGGATACTGTTCACCCCACGCCACCAAAGGATTACATCCCTCCGGATACAGGGATGTAAGGGTGTGCAATGTGAAAGACCTGGAAAAGCTGGATCCTGAAGTTCATGCCGCAAGGATCAGTTCAACAGTAGGACTAAGAAAAAGAGAAGTCATAATTGACAAAGCCAAAGAGCTTAAAATCAAGATCTTAAACGAATAA
- a CDS encoding DUF106 domain-containing protein produces MAFEFITQPVFAALDFVFMPIVNAWGPMLGVFVISTIVAFFITLANKLLVDQDKLQSTQKEMKVFQQEMMAAQKSGDPKALAEVQKKQSEFMKMQQEMMMNSFKPMIVTFVPIILIFWWMAAQPAINKLVVELPSFVYYVLFVWLFHMFYHQSPGVPVMAIEWLGWYILCSFAMSLIFRKFLGLKGGGI; encoded by the coding sequence ATGGCATTTGAATTTATAACTCAACCAGTATTCGCGGCACTGGACTTCGTATTCATGCCCATAGTCAATGCTTGGGGCCCAATGTTAGGTGTTTTTGTTATCTCCACCATTGTAGCCTTTTTCATAACCCTAGCTAACAAACTACTGGTTGACCAGGACAAGTTACAGTCAACCCAGAAGGAAATGAAGGTGTTTCAGCAGGAAATGATGGCAGCCCAGAAATCTGGCGACCCTAAAGCCCTGGCTGAAGTTCAGAAGAAGCAATCAGAATTCATGAAAATGCAGCAGGAAATGATGATGAACTCCTTCAAACCCATGATTGTCACCTTCGTGCCCATCATCCTCATCTTCTGGTGGATGGCAGCTCAACCAGCCATAAACAAATTGGTAGTAGAATTACCATCATTTGTCTATTATGTGCTATTTGTATGGTTGTTCCACATGTTTTACCACCAATCACCGGGAGTTCCGGTCATGGCTATTGAATGGTTGGGCTGGTACATCTTATGTTCCTTTGCCATGTCCCTCATCTTCAGGAAATTCCTGGGACTAAAAGGAGGAGGAATTTAA
- a CDS encoding 30S ribosomal protein S4e: MAKMGSRKHLKRFKSPEHWPIHPKEFKWTVKPSPGPHSIEGSLPLLVIVRDILQIADNAREARIIINNGEILVDGRVRKDYKFPVGFMDVIQIPKTQKAYRVLPDERGRLVLHPIEKGNTEFKLCRIEDKTTIKGGKTQLNLHDGRNVLTDGDFKTGDVLVLSVPEQDIKDQIKFEDGTIGLITGGKHIGEKGTVKEINITRSSMPNTVVIETKEKTFQTLQDYVFVLGKEKPVISLPGGQ, from the coding sequence ATGGCCAAAATGGGATCAAGAAAACATTTAAAACGATTCAAATCACCAGAACACTGGCCCATCCACCCTAAAGAATTTAAGTGGACGGTAAAACCCAGTCCAGGACCTCATTCAATTGAAGGTTCATTACCACTCCTAGTCATAGTTCGTGACATACTCCAAATAGCAGACAATGCTCGTGAAGCCAGAATAATCATTAACAACGGTGAAATACTGGTGGATGGACGAGTTAGGAAGGATTATAAATTCCCAGTGGGATTCATGGATGTAATCCAAATACCAAAAACTCAGAAAGCATACCGGGTACTCCCTGATGAGAGGGGAAGGCTGGTCTTACACCCTATAGAAAAGGGAAACACCGAGTTCAAGCTATGCAGAATAGAGGACAAAACCACCATCAAAGGCGGGAAGACGCAGTTAAACCTCCACGACGGTAGAAATGTTCTCACTGACGGAGATTTCAAAACTGGTGATGTTTTAGTACTCAGCGTACCAGAACAGGATATAAAAGACCAGATAAAATTTGAAGACGGAACTATTGGGCTAATAACCGGCGGTAAACATATTGGTGAGAAGGGAACAGTGAAAGAGATTAATATAACCCGCAGTTCCATGCCCAACACTGTAGTAATCGAAACCAAAGAAAAAACTTTCCAAACCTTACAGGATTACGTTTTTGTCCTGGGAAAAGAAAAACCAGTAATTTCACTCCCTGGAGGTCAGTAG
- a CDS encoding 50S ribosomal protein L34e, giving the protein MPALRYRSRTYKRTFRRTPGGKTVLHYKKKKPKKHHCAECGKLLHGVPRGRPYQIRKLAKSKKRPNRPFGGYLCPECTRQFFKKQARSLGASQD; this is encoded by the coding sequence ATGCCCGCATTAAGATACAGGTCACGAACATATAAAAGAACCTTCCGAAGGACTCCTGGAGGTAAAACTGTACTCCACTATAAGAAGAAGAAACCTAAAAAGCACCATTGTGCGGAGTGCGGTAAACTCTTACATGGTGTTCCACGCGGAAGACCTTACCAGATAAGAAAACTCGCCAAATCTAAAAAAAGGCCTAACCGGCCCTTTGGCGGTTATCTGTGCCCAGAGTGTACCAGACAATTCTTTAAAAAACAGGCCCGATCATTAGGCGCATCTCAAGATTAG
- a CDS encoding adenylate kinase encodes MKVVVVAGIPGSGSTTVLQHALEETDFIHVNYGDVMFEIARDLKLVEHRDAMRKLPPETQKKVQKKAAKAIRERAESANTIVDTHCTINTPSGFLPGLPQWVLEELQPDMFILIEADGDEILMRRISDTTRIRDMERLKDIELHQEMNRATAMAYAVYTGATVKIIENHNDRLDEPVNEMKEILMN; translated from the coding sequence ATGAAAGTAGTGGTAGTTGCAGGAATACCAGGATCAGGGAGCACCACTGTGCTTCAACACGCCCTTGAAGAAACAGACTTTATCCATGTTAATTATGGAGATGTGATGTTTGAAATCGCTCGTGATCTGAAACTAGTCGAACACCGGGATGCCATGCGCAAACTCCCACCAGAAACCCAGAAAAAAGTCCAGAAAAAGGCTGCTAAAGCTATACGAGAAAGAGCTGAGTCTGCCAACACCATTGTGGACACTCATTGCACCATCAACACACCCTCCGGTTTTCTACCAGGATTACCCCAATGGGTTCTGGAAGAACTGCAACCAGACATGTTCATCCTCATTGAAGCCGATGGAGATGAAATACTCATGCGCCGAATCAGTGACACCACCCGGATTAGAGACATGGAACGATTAAAGGATATAGAGTTACACCAAGAAATGAACCGAGCCACAGCCATGGCTTATGCAGTTTACACCGGGGCCACAGTCAAGATTATAGAAAATCATAACGACCGGTTAGATGAACCAGTTAATGAAATGAAAGAAATCCTGATGAATTAA
- a CDS encoding 50S ribosomal protein L5 encodes MNPMQQVQIAKATVNIGVGEGGERLARAEKLLYSITNQKSVRTISKVTNPEFGIRRGQPIACKVTLRGEKAHDAIKLILSGIDNKIKPRQFDRQGNLSFGIEEHIDIPGMRYDPDIGIFGMNVNITFEKPGYRIKRRKIQRKHIPHKHQVTRDETMEFMKENFQIILKSDKDDE; translated from the coding sequence ATGAACCCCATGCAACAAGTACAGATTGCAAAGGCTACGGTTAACATTGGAGTGGGAGAAGGCGGTGAAAGACTGGCAAGAGCAGAAAAACTCTTATACAGTATTACCAACCAGAAATCAGTGCGAACTATTTCCAAGGTAACCAACCCTGAATTCGGTATCAGAAGAGGACAACCCATTGCATGTAAAGTAACCCTGCGAGGTGAAAAGGCCCACGATGCTATAAAACTCATTCTCTCTGGAATTGATAACAAAATCAAACCAAGACAATTCGATAGACAGGGTAACTTATCCTTTGGAATCGAAGAACATATCGATATTCCTGGGATGCGATACGACCCTGATATTGGAATTTTCGGGATGAACGTTAACATAACCTTCGAAAAACCTGGATACAGGATAAAAAGAAGGAAAATACAGCGGAAGCATATTCCTCACAAGCATCAGGTCACTCGTGACGAGACAATGGAGTTTATGAAGGAAAATTTCCAGATTATATTAAAATCGGATAAAGATGATGAATAG